The Drosophila miranda strain MSH22 chromosome Y unlocalized genomic scaffold, D.miranda_PacBio2.1 Contig_Y7_pilon, whole genome shotgun sequence DNA segment CCATTCGTGCTGCGCACCAGCAGGAGGCTCAAGAGTCTGCCTCCGTTTTAGATTGTTGCACCTTCCACCCTCCAAATGATAgaaaagaataaagaaaagaaaagcaaagaaaagaaaaaccctcTACAGAATGTCTCTTTTGCTCTCATTTTAAATTGAAGCGCCTCTTTCGGCGGAACCTACCCCAAGAGCGGAAAGCGGAGATCAATTAGAATTGTGAACCCCAAAGCGAGCGATTGATACGATACACTCACGAGTACTCATGCCCAAGCCCGAGTACTCTGTCCAGCATCTACATCGGGGAATCAACATAAATGGGTGGCTCCGCGGACGGTGTTCCAGCAGTCGCGCTTGGGCGGTCCGAGTGAGCAGTAACGGATCTTCTGCAGAAATCAGTGCATAGATACAGTATCTGAAGGATCAAAAAGTgttgaaaatcaattaaaaggtgATCATCCATCCCACGACAAGgagagggggcagggggcgaaTGGCGCCACCCAGATTTCTGTACGGGCCTCTGaaagggaatcgaatcgaatcgaatcggtCCAAATTGGCGTTGGAATGTCCAATAATAAACGGTAGATTCTATTACTCGTTAACCCCGCGGGTCAATGAGAGAGAACTAtggcaaaagatacaaagtaGCTGCTGTAcccttgccacagccacagatacagatacatgcctctgagagtgtggcagtaattgaattaacctttgcgtgccgtctgtctctgtccgtgTCTGTGAATAAATCGCGGGTCTTGGCTCGAGTAACACTATTCCTCCGTCCTTCGTCGTACCGATAGATGGACGAGGCTTCTAGCACGACGACAACCGATGGCAAGTCCCTGGATGAGGCGCCGGTGGCCGCAGGACTGGAGCCCACACAGCCGATCGGCTTCCTGCAGCTCTTCCGCTTCTCCACCTGCGGGGAGATCGCGTGGCTCTTCTTTGGGTTCCTCATGTGCTGCGTCAAGGCGTTGACCCTGCCCGCAGTGGTTATCATTTACAGCACGTTCACAGCAGTGAGTACCGGGCACAGATACTcccgcagatgcagattcagaTACTCCAACCACAATCTCTCTCCCTTCGATTCTCGATTCCGTAGCCCTCTCCGCTGCCACGAACATCACCACGCTGTCGTTTCCCTTCACGAtggccaacagcagcggcggcgggtaCACCATTCCCACGGGGACCCTGAGCATCCTTCCCATCGCGGCGAACGCCCAGCTGCCGACCATCACGACAACGGCCAGTGGCTACGAGCCCAATGACGTCATCACCACGATCCCCGTCTCGCTCTCCATTCAGCGCTTTCCCTCGTCCCTGTCCATCGCGGACCTGGCCCAGGAGCAggacggctacagcaacaaTGGCTCCAGCAACGGCATGACCGTGGGGCCGGGtgcgggcggcggcggcggcatcacCACCACGGCCCTCCTGTCCGTGAAGCCCctgaacggcagcggcaacggcaacatttCGCGGAACAACAGCTTCAGTCTGAGCTTCAACCTGCAGGACCCCACAGTGCGCTCCTCGGTGCGTTCGGCAGGAGCCCCCACAATGGATACAGTGGACAACTCTTCATCCGGTGGCATGATCGCCCTGCCCCAGAGCGGcgccacggcaacggcaacggccacgAGTTCTACCTCAACCCTCGCCAAACACAGTCCCGAGGCCAAGACAGGAGAGGTCTATGTCTGAGCGGAGGAACAGGACACCTATTCCGACCCATCCACTGGATTATAGCTTTCGTCGTAGGGTTAAGCACCCCCTTACAGAACCACTGATACGATATTATCATCTAGgaaagagaacaaaacaagagtaatcctctcttcggattgtacatacatatgcacacatcaatatacatacatatatagcccACAGACGATATCGTATCGTAATGGATCGTATCGTACGGCACACGCGAGTCTTTCTCGATAGTTGGGCGAATAAATTACGAATAaaatctttaccaagaggaTCTCCATTATATTACCCGTGCAAACATTGGACCGTGtaaatactttggaaccctccccctctccacaaaaaaacataatatGTGATATGCGATTattgtatgtgttttttttttttgttccagCTATAAAATTTGTGCATCTTTAGGATTAATGTGGAACCAATCCATGTAGAGGATGGTAGAAGAACACAGATCTAAGAAATTCTAGGCTCCTttgtacagatacagatacagttacaGATGATCGACGAGGCAGATGAAGCGGTGTGACACGTCGGGCGACTAACGAGCCCCTTAACTTGTTTGCCGCCCAACCAAACTGttaaaaattcttaattaaCGCCAATAAGGAAAACATTAAAATgccgacgccaagccaagcagccattttcccaactcgccccacacacattcacattccccttcgtctgtgtaaagtgcggtggtttcgtccaccgcacccagctaaatgccaaagttgcagcggtttaacaacttctgtcaacgcggcttcgtctgtgtaaagtgcggtggtttcgtccaccgcacccagctaaatgccaaagttgcggcggtacgcacccagccaactacagggcctatgctgatgctgatatgaGGATCAGCCTTGCGCCGCCACTTATATGAAGCCCACTCCGAGGACGGgaacggactgaaaagacgcaatccattttaaaagaaaacacatgttaatgttaagtctagtgttaccttaacttttgtaaggaagcgatcctgggctggggtacatacatatctcagtctactccagggtcgaaattacagcaataatttgccgggactccgtatttcggaccgacgatgggggacggggccgcagtcccgcggacgggggcgatcgtagcgtgggacggggcagttggtttcaccgagaacactccggttatcgccgaatagcgccttcagggccccaccgaactcagaatcaatacggaggtctttactatgcgataataccgacaggtgatAATaccgccggatagcacttacgggacgccgccgaactaagaattactacgggggtcggtTATATCgacaggtatcgccgagagcgcttaggcaatagccggatagcactcacgggacactatcgggctaaacattacggcgaaaatctttatcatacGCGGCAGGTatgcatatcactcgcatgccacaacaaaaatgaacaacggacgctgccgccatcaaagccattaaataaaacataaacgaataaaaatgctgccataCACACTTGCAAAAGCATCCGGCCTgacaaattcaaatcgaatgcagtgcgttggtgattgctagaatagccaaaaacacacacacacacacaaacacccattacacttgggcggccggacctgtgccgttcgagttatgtgtgtcgtgtccgccatcgtccttagttggtggccggatccagttccatggcattcagagtgccctatggtcctggaaaaggaaaaatccatcagccacacatacgattaaaaagggctctcaaaatacttaccgccagccattcagacacacacacacaaacatccaatacacttgggcggccggacctgtgccgttcgagttatgtgtgtcgtgtccgccatcgtccttagttggtggccggaccagtgccactcgctctacattagggccacaattgccgacgcacacccacactcacatccatttcactttggcggccggacccgtgtcgccacagtaatatgtgtgccgtctactcctggctcccagctggtggccggaccagtgccactggttctccaagagggcagccacagccacaacgacgacgaggtgctaattgcacctacttctgacgacttcggacgacgccaatttcgacgaccaggggggacgacggggtcggccggtatgcaacgcaatgtctttacaagcattgtgttttgctatgccggccgatgctccgctgtttcttgtcttccctgtaattatagaaaaagatatagacattattttaaattgttatgtttattgtaaaattgtaaacgtaaatcaattgtacctgttttgtctcgtctttgttccagtgtagtatctcttttattacctgtttttccgtcgtcttcactccagtctactacttatctgtattgttatttctgcaagtgcttgtctctttttatttagtatatttcctcttattttccacgcaaagcacctgcattgtttaccttttctctttatctattcctcaattgactacgtgttgcaacactgcactttctgaattttcgatctcatttctttaaccctttcttcccccccccccccccccccccccccccattgttattttcgtaattagtgcggttctccgacaccccactacaaaattattacaatctgtgataaatcttcggcggcaacggtgctgacaattgattatcggtttcaaatcgactttcaaatcagcatcagttgccgccacaccaccactacggcctaaattgagccaaaaatgctagtcttcCATAAAACAACTAAgccccctataaactgcccgcccacatgtacatgctacattcctagtcgtctgccctcagcaggcggcaagggtagtagaggggactgaagaccacataccgcattacagccaacaaaacatcaagttgacgaacACAGaggggattgcaaatcaaattttaagttagggagaattacaaagaagagacagcatacttttgagcgtggccccacttcactttcttgactcacatcacacacacacacacacttgcaaatggaaagtcgtgtcgtgaacgttgtggagtcgagacgtgtctgaggtttagtccctccgtcaaagtgccgaatattttgtccctctctttttctttttccctgTCGCAGAAGAGCTGCCTGAAGGTGCGCAACACCTTGGGCGAACGCAGCACCCGGCGCATGATGACACTGCGGGCGTCCCGCACTACTTTGGACAGCGTAATGCTCGGGGGCTCGGACGATGAAGGCGAGTCGGTCGGAGTCGCTCCCGCAGTCGCCGCCGTAGCTGCTCCCGAAGTCGTTCCCGCTGGAGGAAATGCCGGTACAAATCAGCCGGCACCATTCGTGCTGCGCACCAGCAGGAGGCTCAATAGTCTGCCTCCGTTTTAGATTGTTGCACCTTCCACCCTCCAAATGATAGAAAAAgaataaataaaagaaaagcaaagaaaagaaaaaccctcTACAGAATGTCTCTTTTGCTCTCATTGTAAATTGAAGCGCCTCTTCCGGCGGAACCTACCCCAAGAGCGGAAAGCGGAGATCAATTAGAATTGTGAACCCCAAAGCGAGCGATTGATACGATACACTCACGAGTACTCATGCCCAAGCCCGAGTACTCTGTCCAGCATCCACATCGGGGAATCAACATAAATGGGTGGCTCCGCGGACGGTGTTCCAGCAGTCGCGCTTGGGCGGTCCGAGTGAGCAGTAACGGATCTTCTGCAGAAATCAGTGCATAGATACAGTATCTGAAGGATCAAAGTgttgaaaatcaattaaaaggtgATCATCCATCCCACGACAAGgagagggggcagggggcgaaTGGCGCCACACAGATTTCTGTACGGGCCTCTGaaagggaatcgaatcgaatcgctcCAAATTGGCGTTGGAATGTCCAATAATAAACGGTAGATTCTATTACTCGTTAACCCCGCGGGTCAATGAGAGAGAACTAtggcaaaagatacaaagtaGCTGCTGTAcccttgccacagccacagattcAGATACATGCCTCTGAGAGTGTGGCAGTAATTGAATTAACCTTTGCGtgccgtctgtctctgtccgtgTCTGTGAATAAATCGCGGGTCTTGGCTAGTAACACTATTCCTCCGTCCTTCGTCGTACCGATAGATGGACGAGGCTTCTGGCACGACGACAACCGATGGCAAGTCCCTGGATGAGGCGCCGGTGGCCGCAGGACTGGAGCCCACACAGCCGATCGGCTTCCTGCAGCTCTTCCGCTTCTCCACCTGCGATGAGGCGTTGACCCTGCCCGCAGTGGTCATCATTTACAGCGAGTTCACAGCAGTGAGTACCGGGCACAGATACTcccgcagatgcagattcagaTACTCCAACCACAATCTCTCTCCCTTCGATTCTCGATTCCGTAGCCCTCTCCGCTGCCACGAACATCACCACGCTGTCGTTTCCGTTCACGAtggccaacagcagcggcggcgggtaCACCATTCCCTCAACCCTCGCCAAACACAGTCCCGAGGCCAAGACAGGAGAGGTCTATGTCTGAGCGGAGGAACAGGACACCTATTCCGACCCATCCACTGGATTATAGCTTTCGTCGTAGGTTTAAGCACCCCCTTCCAGAACCACTGATACGATATTATCATCTAGgaaagagaacaaaacaagagtaatcctctcttcggattgtacatacatatgcacacatcaatatacatacatatatagcccACAGACGATATCGTATCGTAATGGATCGTATCGTACGGCACACGCGAGTCTTTCTCGATAGTTGGGCGAATAAATTACGAATAAAATCTTTACCAAGAGAATCTCCATTATATTAACCGTGCAAACATTGGACCGTGtaaatactttggaaccctccccctctccacaAAAAACATAATATGTGATATGCGATTattgtatgtgttttttttttttgttcaagcTATAAAATTTGTGCATCTTTAGGATTAATGTGGAACCAATCCATGTAGAGGATGGTAGAAGAACACAGATCTAAGAAATTCTAGGCTCCTttgtacagatacagatacagttacaGATGATCGCCGAGGCAGATGAAGCGGTGTGACACGTCGGGCGACTAACGAGCCCCTTAACTTGTTTGCCGCCCAACTAAACTGttaaaaattcttaattaacgccaataaggaatacattaaaatgccgacgccaagccaaacagccattttcccaactcgccccacacacattcacattccccttcccaaccactaccgacaagctttatttcctctttctcgacaatgtaaattaaaattctgtgcgccactaaacatatattcaaatcacaaaccacaaagagaatcataaaacacaaagatttcttaaaccacacacaactactgtcaacgcggcttcgtctgtgtaaagtgcggtggtttcgtccaccgcacccagctaaatgccaaagttgcggcggtttaacaacttctgtcaacgcggcttcgtctgtgtaaagtgcggtggtttcgtccaccgcacccagctaaatgccaaagttgcggcggtacgCACCCAGCAAACTACAGGGcctatgctgatgctgatatgaGGATCAGCCTTGCGCCGCCACTTATATGAAGCCCGCTCCAAGGACGGAaacggactgaaaagacgcaatccattgtaaaagaaaacacattTTAATGTTAAGTCTAGTGTTATCTTAACTTTCTTTACTCAAAATACTTGCATAAAAAAATACCGAATACCTACCACTACTGTAACTAGTGTTACCATCCCATGGCATGTATTATTTGAATTTAGTACATATACAAATAAGTAGATGGCGTATAGGAGCGGTGGCGCTGGAGTTCCTCGGCTGCTGTTTCCCCTCCTTGTAGCGTGGGTATTGGGATCGCTCTCGGCTACCATTTCCCCTTCGGGATCGCTCCAGCCCTGGCTCTCTCTTGGCTGCGATTTCCCCTTCGTGTGACGTCGGTATTAATGCTAGTGATGCTCGTCGTGGTTCCTGTGGGATCTGGTTCCGGTGTTGCTCCCCCCATTGTTTTAAATGAAAAACTCTCTCTCAGTTTCGCGACGGCGGCCTCTCTCTCGGTCTCCCTtgtaggcgttggcttcgggCTGGCCGGGGAGAGTTGTTGATCACATCGGCGTCACTGGTCGGAGTGGGAGAGATCCGACTATTCCCCTCCTCGTGGCTCTTGTTCTGGCTGCTGTTTACACTCCTTGTAGCGTGGGTATTGAGACTCAATACATCACCGAAATGCTGGCCAGCCATGGACACACAGCCATGGACACACGGCCACTTTTGTACGCGGTATGACACGTCGGGCGACTAACGAGTCCCTTAACTTGTTTGCCGCCCAACTAAACTGttaaaaattcttaattaaCGCCAATAAGGAAAACATTAAAATtccgacgccaagccaagcagccaatttcccaactcgccccacacacattcacattccccttcccaaccactaccgacaagctttatttcctctttctcgccaatgtaaattaaaattctgtgcgccactaaacatatattcaaatcacaaaccacaaagagaatcataaaacacaaagatttcttaaaccacacacaactactgtcaacgcggcttcgcctgtgtaaagtgcggtggtttcgtccaccgcacacagctaaatgcgaaaattgcggcggtttaacaacttctgtcaacgcggcttcgtctgtgtaaagtgcggtggtttcgtgcaccgcacccagctaaatgccaaagttgcggcggtacgcacccagccaactacagggcctatgctgatgctgatatgaggatcagccttgtgccgccacttatatgaagcccgctccgaggacgggaacggactgaaaagacgcaatccattgtaaaagaaaacacatgttaatgttaagtctagtgttaccttaacttttgtaaggaagcgatcctgggctggggtacatatctcagtctactccagggtcgaaattacagcaatatttataatttgccgggactccgtatttcggaccgacgatgggggacggggccgcagtcccgcggacgggggcgatcgtagcgtgggacggggcagttggtttcaccgagaacattccggttatcgccgaatatctccttcagggccccaccgaactcagaatcaatacggaggtctttactatgcgataataccgacaggtacCGACAGGTACCGACTagcgccggacagtacttacgggaccccgccggcctgagagttactacgaagcggaaagggggactatgctatgcgggaataccgacaagtatcgccgagagtacctaggctatcgccggacggtacttacgggaccctgtcggcctaagaattactacgacgcggaaaggggactttgctatgcggaaataccggcaagtatcgccgagagtacctaggctatcgccggacggtactcacgggaccctgtcgacctaagaattactacgacgcggaaaggggaactttgctatgcggaaataccgacaagtatcgccgagagtaccaaggctatcgccggacggtacttacgggaccctgtcggcctaagaattactacgacgcggaaaggggaactttgctatgcgggaataccgacaagtatcgccgagagtacctaggctatcgccggacggtacttacgggaccttgtcggcctaagaattaatacgacgcggaaaggggaactttgctatgcggaaataccgacaagtaatgcctaggcaatcgccggatagcagtTACGGGAagccgccgaactaagaattactacgggggtcggggatatcgacaggcatcgccgagaatgcctaggcaatcgccggatagcacttacgggacgctgtcgaactaagaattactacggcgGTCGGGGGTACcgacgcgtatcgccgagagcgcttatgcaatcgccggatagcactcacgggacactatcgggctaaacattacggcgaaaatctttatcatacGAGGCAGGTatgcatatcactcgcatgccacaacaaaaaggaacaacggacgctgccgccatcaaagccattaaataaaacataaacgaataaaaatgctgccataCACATTTGCAAAAACATACGGCCTgacaaattcaaatcgaatGCAGTGCGTTGCTGATTGCtagaatagccaaaaacagacacacacacacaaacacccattacacttgggcggccggacctgtgccgttcgagttatgtgtgtcgtgtccgccatcgtccttagttggtggccggatccagtgccatggcattcagagtgccctatggtcctggaaaaggaaaaatccatcagccacacatacgattaaaaagggctctcaaaatacttaccgccagccattcagacacacacacacaaacatccattacacttgggcggccggacctgtgccgttcgagttatgtgtgtcgtgtccgccatcgtccttagttggtggccggaccagtgccactcgctctacattagggccacaattgccgacgcacacacacactcacatccatttcactttggcggccggacccgtgtcgccacagtaatatgtgtgccgtctactcctggctcccagctggtggccggaccagtgccactggttctccaagagggcagccacagccacaacgacgacgaggtgctaattgcaccttcttctgacgacttcggacgacgccaatttcgacgaccaggggggacgacgtggtcggccggtatgcaacgcaatgtctttacaagcattgtgttttgctatgccggccgatgctccgctgtttcttgtcttccctgtaattatagaaaaagatatagacattattttaaattgttatgtttattgtaatattgtaaacgtaaatcaattgtacctgttttgtctcgtctttgttccagtgtagtatctcttttattacctgtttttccgtcgtcttcactccagtctactacttatctgtattgttatatctgcaagtgcttgtctctttttatttagtatatttcctcttattttccacgcaaagcacctgcattgtttaccttttctctttatctattcctcaattgactacgtgttgcaacactgcactttctgaattttcgatctcatttctttaaccctttcttcccccccccccccccacccccttgttattttcgtaattagtgcggttctccgacaccccactacaaaattattacaatctgtgataaatcttcggcggcaacggtgctgacaattgattatcggtttcaaatcgactttcaaatcagcatcagttgccgccacaccaccactacggcctaaattgagccaaaaatgctagtcttcCATAAAACAACTAAgccccctataaactgcccgcccacatgtacatgctacattcctagtcgtctgccctcagcaggcggcaagggtagtagaggggactgaagaccacataccgcattacagccaacaaaacatcaagttgacgaactcagaggggattgcaaatcaaattttaagttagggagaattacaaagaagagacagcatacttttgagcgtggccccacttcactttcttgactcacatcacacacacacacacacttgcaaatggaaagtcgtgtcgtgaacgttgtggagtcgagacgtgtctgaggtttagtccctccgtcaaagtgccgaatattttgtccctctctttttctttttccctttCCCCCCCCTGCTGGCTGCGGGCCTAGTCGAGG contains these protein-coding regions:
- the LOC117195190 gene encoding multidrug resistance protein homolog 65-like — protein: MDEASGTTTTDGKSLDEAPVAAGLEPTQPIGFLQLFRFSTCDEALTLPAVVIIYSEFTAPSPLPRTSPRCRFRSRWPTAAAAGLMWNQSM